One part of the Xylanimonas allomyrinae genome encodes these proteins:
- a CDS encoding polyprenol monophosphomannose synthase has protein sequence MTTLVIIPTYDERDSLPVTLAGVREHAPQVDVLVVDDASPDGTGEVADALAASDGQVHVLHRAGKGGLGAAYVAGFGWGLARGYDVLVEMDADGSHRPTDLPRVLARAAAPDEPALVIGSRWVPGGSVVNWPWHRSLLSRGGNTYVRLALGMPVRDATAGFRAYRAATLRRIDLSSVESHGYCFQVDMTWRVVRHGGTIVEVPITFVERVAGVSKMSRAIVAEALGKTTAWGLAYRTRRLRSGLAELTRGAR, from the coding sequence ATGACCACCCTCGTCATCATCCCGACGTACGACGAGCGCGACTCGCTGCCCGTCACGCTCGCCGGGGTGCGTGAGCACGCCCCGCAGGTGGACGTCCTGGTCGTCGACGACGCGTCTCCCGACGGCACGGGCGAGGTCGCCGACGCGCTCGCCGCGTCCGACGGGCAGGTGCACGTCCTGCACCGTGCCGGCAAAGGTGGCCTGGGCGCCGCGTATGTCGCCGGGTTCGGATGGGGGCTGGCCCGCGGGTACGACGTCCTGGTCGAGATGGACGCCGACGGCTCGCACCGCCCGACCGACCTGCCCCGGGTCCTGGCGCGTGCCGCGGCACCCGACGAGCCCGCCCTCGTGATCGGGTCGCGGTGGGTGCCCGGCGGGTCCGTGGTGAACTGGCCGTGGCACCGGTCGCTGCTGTCGCGGGGCGGGAACACCTACGTCCGGCTCGCCCTGGGCATGCCCGTCCGTGACGCCACGGCAGGGTTTCGCGCCTACCGGGCCGCGACGCTGCGGCGCATCGACCTGTCGTCCGTCGAGTCGCACGGGTACTGCTTCCAGGTCGACATGACGTGGCGGGTCGTGCGGCACGGCGGCACGATCGTCGAGGTCCCCATCACGTTCGTGGAACGTGTCGCCGGGGTCTCGAAGATGAGCCGGGCGATCGTCGCCGAAGCGCTGGGCAAGACGACGGCGTGGGGGCTGGCCTATCGCACGCGGCGCCTGCGCTCAGGGCTGGCCGAGCTCACGCGCGGCGCCCGCTGA
- the lnt gene encoding apolipoprotein N-acyltransferase, with protein sequence MPRPATYSLWASRPVTLLLAVPVGGALWAAFPDQGWWPLGIVAVTLLHLALGRDGAGWNFLVGLVAGLVFFLPHLWWALDATAAVPWVAVSLLAALGPAVFGTVWTWARRLPWVRDREWAQVLAFATVWTAVEQWRSEVPFGGFPWGRLAWSVAGAPTGRAAWLGGTPLVSFVLAAAGVLLAVAVRHAAGAVRGRSGRRRHLGAAAVAVVVGGVGVLGPVWLPLPTAGDERPVADPPVTDVVDVPDRSVFADAGTGAQQSGVLRVGIVQGNVSEPGLGSFANRAEVLNNHLDGTRDVADDVAARAARGEPDPGVDVVLWPENGSDLDPQVAHDVARALDAATERVGAPILVGAQEYPETGGRYNVLLLWRDGQGVISRYAKQHPAPFGEYIPMRSFARLFSDQVDRVSTDMLAADNPPLIDLPSARLGRTVRLGTAICFEVAYDEILRDAVRRGAEVLVVPTNNASFGVTPQSTQQLQMTRLQAIASGRAAVQISTVGVSGVIAPDGTLVARTGLFTADRISAELPLRTTWTPAVAAGYWPGWVVSASGGLLALAGLAVGMHRRRLERAA encoded by the coding sequence GTGCCCCGTCCCGCCACGTACTCCCTCTGGGCGTCTCGACCAGTGACCTTGCTGCTCGCCGTGCCCGTGGGCGGGGCGCTGTGGGCCGCGTTCCCGGACCAGGGGTGGTGGCCGCTGGGGATCGTGGCCGTCACGCTGCTGCACCTGGCGCTGGGTCGCGACGGCGCGGGCTGGAACTTCCTCGTCGGGCTGGTGGCCGGCCTCGTCTTCTTCCTGCCGCACCTGTGGTGGGCCCTGGACGCGACGGCGGCGGTGCCGTGGGTCGCGGTGAGCCTCCTGGCGGCGCTCGGTCCGGCGGTGTTCGGCACCGTGTGGACGTGGGCGCGGCGGCTGCCGTGGGTGCGGGACCGGGAGTGGGCGCAGGTGCTGGCGTTCGCGACCGTGTGGACCGCGGTCGAGCAGTGGCGGTCCGAGGTGCCGTTCGGCGGGTTCCCGTGGGGGCGGCTGGCGTGGTCGGTCGCGGGAGCGCCGACCGGGCGCGCGGCCTGGCTTGGCGGCACGCCGCTGGTGTCGTTCGTGCTGGCGGCGGCGGGCGTGCTGCTGGCGGTGGCGGTGCGGCACGCAGCAGGTGCGGTGCGTGGGCGAAGCGGGCGGCGTCGTCACCTGGGCGCGGCGGCGGTCGCCGTCGTCGTCGGGGGAGTGGGCGTGCTGGGGCCGGTGTGGCTGCCGCTGCCGACGGCGGGCGACGAGCGGCCTGTCGCCGACCCTCCGGTGACGGACGTCGTCGACGTGCCCGACAGGTCGGTGTTCGCCGACGCGGGGACGGGGGCGCAGCAGTCGGGCGTGCTGCGGGTGGGCATCGTGCAGGGCAACGTGAGCGAGCCCGGCCTCGGCTCGTTCGCCAACCGTGCCGAGGTGCTGAACAACCACCTGGACGGCACCCGTGACGTGGCCGACGACGTCGCCGCCCGCGCGGCGCGCGGCGAACCCGACCCGGGGGTCGACGTCGTGCTGTGGCCGGAGAACGGCTCGGACCTGGACCCGCAGGTGGCGCATGACGTGGCGCGCGCGCTCGACGCGGCCACCGAGCGCGTCGGGGCGCCGATCCTCGTGGGTGCGCAGGAGTACCCGGAGACGGGTGGGCGCTACAACGTGCTGCTGCTGTGGCGGGACGGGCAGGGAGTCATCTCCCGGTATGCCAAGCAGCATCCGGCCCCGTTCGGGGAGTACATCCCGATGCGTTCGTTCGCGCGCCTGTTCAGCGACCAGGTGGACCGGGTCTCCACCGACATGCTCGCGGCGGACAACCCGCCGCTGATCGACCTGCCCTCCGCGCGGCTGGGCCGGACCGTGCGGCTCGGGACGGCCATCTGCTTCGAGGTCGCCTACGACGAGATCCTGCGTGACGCGGTGCGCCGCGGCGCGGAGGTGCTGGTGGTGCCCACGAACAACGCGTCGTTCGGTGTGACGCCGCAGTCCACCCAGCAGCTTCAGATGACGCGCCTGCAGGCCATCGCGAGCGGGCGGGCCGCCGTCCAGATCTCGACGGTGGGTGTCAGCGGCGTCATCGCCCCGGACGGGACCCTCGTGGCCCGTACCGGCTTGTTCACCGCCGATCGCATCTCCGCCGAGCTGCCGTTGCGCACCACCTGGACCCCAGCGGTCGCGGCCGGCTACTGGCCCGGCTGGGTGGTCAGCGCGTCGGGCGGGCTGCTGGCCCTGGCGGGCCTCGCGGTCGGCATGCACCGACGTCGACTGGAGCGCGCCGCATGA
- a CDS encoding amidohydrolase gives MTSTLYRNGAIHSSADPFAEALLVDDGVIAWIGADDTAAGLAARADRVIDLDGALVAPGFVDAHVHTLETGLALESVVLSAAGAPTRAAALDALAAGARALDTADPDGDEVLLAFGWDEQGWPERRPLTREELDAVAGGRPVFATHADGHHAVASTALAARVGADSLPGWDPSGLVVGEALRAVRQAARDLPPARRTRAYRVALERAAAAGIVAVHEMSAPHTDTRDGLRELMDLAGTGVLPQVVAYRGEQVETEDDARALLAALPFLTGIGGDVNVDGSIASRTAAMRQPYSDRRAVPGLAPEDGHGLLFLTAEEIAAHLAACGAVGVQGGFHVIGDRAMDEVVRGLDIAAKEHGAGPLRAARHRVEHALFVDASALASLLLYGVSLSIQPAWDSLWGGRGGLWAARLGGARAQNMSPFADLAGAGIPLAFGSDSPVTPLDPWQAVRAAVSHDDESQRLSGRAAFRAHTRGGWRLAGLDGTGAGELAVGAPAHLAVWRAEAYGVRSSGRGLSSWSEEARAGQPVLPDLDPQASLPQCLQTVRAGVPIHDTFA, from the coding sequence GTGACCTCGACCCTGTACCGCAACGGCGCCATCCACTCCTCGGCCGACCCGTTCGCCGAGGCCCTCCTGGTCGATGACGGTGTGATCGCCTGGATCGGCGCCGACGACACGGCTGCAGGTCTCGCCGCCCGCGCCGACCGCGTGATCGACCTCGACGGCGCTCTCGTCGCACCCGGGTTCGTCGACGCGCACGTCCACACGCTCGAGACCGGCCTCGCGCTCGAGTCGGTCGTCCTGTCCGCCGCAGGCGCCCCCACGCGCGCAGCCGCGCTCGACGCGCTCGCCGCCGGGGCGCGCGCCCTCGACACCGCAGACCCCGACGGCGACGAGGTGCTGCTCGCCTTCGGGTGGGACGAACAGGGCTGGCCCGAGCGCCGCCCGCTGACGCGTGAGGAGCTCGACGCCGTCGCCGGCGGGCGCCCCGTCTTCGCCACCCACGCCGACGGGCACCACGCCGTCGCGTCGACCGCGCTGGCCGCGCGCGTCGGCGCCGATTCCCTGCCTGGGTGGGACCCGTCGGGGCTGGTGGTGGGGGAGGCGCTGCGAGCGGTGCGTCAGGCGGCCCGGGACCTGCCGCCCGCGCGGCGCACGCGCGCCTACCGGGTGGCGCTCGAGCGCGCGGCGGCGGCGGGGATCGTGGCGGTGCACGAGATGTCGGCACCGCACACCGACACGCGCGACGGGCTGCGCGAGCTGATGGACCTGGCGGGCACGGGCGTGCTGCCACAGGTGGTGGCCTACCGGGGTGAGCAGGTGGAGACGGAGGACGACGCTCGCGCGCTGCTGGCGGCCCTGCCGTTCCTGACGGGAATCGGCGGGGACGTCAACGTCGACGGGTCGATCGCGTCGCGCACGGCGGCGATGCGCCAGCCGTACTCGGACCGCCGGGCCGTGCCAGGTCTGGCGCCCGAGGACGGCCACGGGTTGCTGTTCCTGACGGCCGAGGAGATCGCGGCGCACCTGGCGGCGTGCGGCGCCGTGGGGGTCCAGGGCGGTTTCCACGTGATCGGCGACCGGGCGATGGACGAGGTGGTGCGCGGCCTGGACATCGCGGCCAAGGAGCACGGGGCGGGACCGCTGCGGGCGGCACGTCACCGGGTGGAGCACGCGTTGTTCGTGGACGCGTCCGCGCTGGCGTCGTTGCTGCTGTACGGCGTTTCCTTGTCGATCCAGCCGGCGTGGGACTCCCTGTGGGGCGGACGCGGTGGATTGTGGGCGGCGCGGCTGGGTGGTGCGCGGGCCCAGAACATGTCGCCGTTCGCCGATCTGGCGGGGGCGGGCATCCCGTTGGCCTTCGGGTCGGACTCGCCGGTGACGCCGCTGGATCCGTGGCAGGCGGTGCGGGCCGCGGTCTCGCACGACGACGAGTCGCAGCGGTTGTCGGGGCGTGCGGCGTTCCGTGCACACACGCGCGGCGGCTGGCGGCTGGCGGGGCTGGACGGAACGGGGGCGGGAGAGCTGGCCGTGGGGGCGCCCGCCCACCTGGCGGTGTGGCGGGCCGAGGCCTACGGGGTGCGCTCGTCCGGCCGAGGTCTGTCGTCGTGGAGCGAGGAGGCGCGCGCGGGGCAGCCCGTGCTGCCGGACCTGGATCCGCAGGCGTCACTGCCGCAGTGCCTGCAGACGGTGCGGGCGGGCGTCCCGATTCACGACACGTTCGCCTGA
- a CDS encoding RNA polymerase-binding protein RbpA, which translates to MPDRSLRGMSIGAKSMESDEGVDFAPRFQAYYDCPNGHTIILPFATDAEVPPVWECRCGEDALLRDAEQPEPKATKPQRTHWDMLLERRTVAELQELLDERLELLRAGKLRRGA; encoded by the coding sequence GTGCCCGACCGGTCACTGCGCGGCATGAGCATCGGCGCCAAGAGCATGGAGTCCGACGAGGGCGTTGACTTCGCCCCCCGCTTCCAGGCCTACTACGACTGCCCCAACGGGCACACCATCATCCTGCCGTTCGCCACCGACGCCGAGGTGCCCCCGGTGTGGGAGTGCCGCTGCGGCGAGGACGCGCTGCTGCGCGACGCCGAGCAGCCCGAGCCCAAGGCGACCAAGCCGCAGCGCACCCACTGGGACATGCTGCTCGAGCGCCGCACGGTGGCCGAGCTGCAGGAGCTGCTCGACGAGCGTCTCGAGCTGCTGCGCGCCGGCAAGCTCCGCCGCGGCGCGTGA
- a CDS encoding DEAD/DEAH box helicase has protein sequence MASADRSPQSGTLSPAERYAAAQARTSRSRVGSGTRLAEFRAGLEFELDDFQVAACQALEDGRGVLVAAPTGAGKTVVGEFAVHLALAQGGKAFYTTPIKALSNQKYADLARRHGADQVGLLTGDTTINGEAPVVVMTTEVLRNMLYAGSTTLDGLAFVVMDEVHYLADRFRGPVWEEVIIHLADHVQLVSLSATVSNAEEFGDWLELVRGDTAVVVSERRPVPLWQHVVVSSPEPRGVPRLYDLYAGHVDPTDPGVNPPINPDLAQVFRVAGRRPADDGGRRGPGDRGYRGRGGRRPGTTGGLAPMRRTPPRFAVVDALDADGLLPAIYFIFSRAGCEGAVQQCVGAGLRLTSPAEEAEIRRVVEQRTATIPPEDLDVLGYWTWLQALSRGIAAHHAGLLPVFKETVEELFARGLVKAVFATETLALGINMPARSVVLEKLVKWDGTAHQPVTPGEYTQLTGRAGRRGIDVEGHAVVVDHTGLDPVALAGLASRRLYPLRSSFRPTYNMAVNLVSQVGHDRAREVLETSFAQFQADRGVVGLAKQAQAHAEALAGYAQAMTCDAGDFAEYMGIRRRISDREKELARAATGSRRAEAVASFERLQRGDVVEVPSGRRRGYVLVLDPGHDARGFDGPRPTVLTQEKQVKKLTLADAPQGVTAVTRVKIPKAFNARRPDARRDLAATMRNALGALADGPATRGRPGAARPGHGPGRRSDAASDRELQSLRAALRAHPCHACPDRDDHARWAQRHDQLAAEHRRLVQRIEGRTGSVARTFDRTCTVLETLHYLERSAPHGTGRGELRVTDDGRWLRRVYAENDLLLAECLRRGAWDGLDAPGLAAAVSTVVYSGRREDPGEPYVPGGPHGRLAQALDATTRAWSEVTDLEEAHGLDATGPLDLGIVAPVHRWASGKGLDAVLRGTDLAAGDFVRWCKQVVDVLDQLAQAAPRPALRATARKGKEAVLRGVVAYSSL, from the coding sequence ATGGCTTCCGCCGACCGCTCCCCGCAGAGCGGCACCCTCAGCCCCGCCGAGCGGTACGCGGCCGCCCAGGCCCGCACGTCCCGCTCACGGGTCGGGTCCGGCACCCGGCTCGCCGAGTTCCGCGCCGGGCTGGAGTTCGAGCTCGACGACTTCCAGGTCGCCGCATGCCAGGCCCTGGAGGACGGGCGCGGCGTCCTCGTCGCCGCCCCCACCGGGGCGGGCAAGACCGTTGTGGGGGAGTTCGCCGTCCACCTCGCGCTCGCCCAGGGCGGCAAGGCGTTCTACACCACCCCCATCAAGGCGCTGTCGAACCAGAAGTACGCCGACCTCGCACGCCGCCACGGCGCCGACCAGGTGGGCCTGCTGACCGGTGACACCACCATCAACGGGGAGGCCCCCGTCGTCGTCATGACGACCGAGGTGCTGCGCAACATGCTCTACGCCGGGTCCACGACGCTCGACGGGCTCGCGTTCGTCGTCATGGACGAGGTGCACTACCTCGCCGACCGGTTCCGCGGACCCGTGTGGGAAGAGGTCATCATCCACCTCGCCGACCACGTGCAACTGGTGTCCCTGTCGGCCACCGTGTCCAACGCCGAGGAGTTCGGCGACTGGCTCGAGCTGGTCCGCGGCGACACCGCCGTCGTCGTCTCCGAGCGGCGGCCCGTGCCGCTGTGGCAGCACGTCGTCGTCTCCTCGCCCGAACCGCGCGGCGTGCCCCGCCTGTACGACCTGTACGCCGGGCACGTCGACCCCACCGACCCCGGCGTCAACCCGCCCATCAACCCCGACCTCGCCCAGGTCTTCCGCGTCGCGGGCAGGCGCCCCGCCGACGACGGCGGACGGCGCGGGCCCGGCGACCGCGGCTACCGCGGCCGGGGCGGCCGCCGCCCCGGCACGACCGGCGGGCTGGCCCCGATGCGGCGCACCCCGCCACGCTTCGCCGTCGTCGACGCCCTCGACGCCGACGGGCTGCTGCCGGCCATCTACTTCATCTTCTCCCGCGCGGGGTGCGAGGGAGCCGTGCAGCAGTGCGTCGGCGCCGGGCTGCGGCTCACCTCACCCGCGGAAGAGGCCGAGATCCGCCGCGTCGTCGAGCAGCGCACCGCGACCATCCCGCCCGAGGACCTCGACGTCCTCGGCTACTGGACGTGGCTGCAGGCCCTGTCCCGCGGCATCGCCGCCCACCACGCCGGCCTGCTGCCCGTCTTCAAGGAGACCGTCGAGGAGCTGTTCGCCCGCGGACTGGTCAAGGCCGTGTTCGCGACCGAGACCCTCGCCCTGGGCATCAACATGCCCGCCCGTTCCGTCGTGCTCGAGAAGCTCGTCAAGTGGGACGGCACCGCCCACCAGCCCGTCACCCCCGGCGAGTACACGCAGCTCACCGGCCGCGCCGGCCGGCGCGGCATCGACGTCGAGGGCCACGCCGTCGTCGTCGACCACACGGGGCTCGACCCCGTGGCCCTCGCCGGGCTCGCCAGCCGCCGCCTGTACCCGCTGCGCTCCAGCTTCCGGCCCACCTACAACATGGCCGTCAACCTCGTCTCCCAGGTCGGGCACGACAGGGCACGCGAGGTGCTCGAGACGTCGTTCGCGCAGTTCCAGGCCGACCGCGGCGTCGTCGGGCTCGCCAAGCAGGCGCAGGCGCACGCCGAAGCCCTCGCCGGGTACGCCCAGGCCATGACGTGCGACGCCGGCGACTTCGCCGAGTACATGGGCATCCGGCGACGCATCAGCGACCGCGAGAAGGAGCTGGCGCGCGCCGCGACCGGCTCCCGGCGCGCCGAGGCCGTCGCCTCGTTCGAACGCCTCCAGCGCGGCGACGTCGTCGAGGTGCCGTCAGGGCGCCGGCGCGGATACGTCCTCGTCCTCGACCCCGGGCACGACGCACGCGGGTTCGACGGACCGCGACCCACCGTCCTCACCCAGGAGAAGCAGGTCAAGAAGCTCACCCTCGCCGACGCCCCCCAGGGCGTCACCGCCGTCACCCGCGTCAAGATCCCCAAGGCGTTCAACGCCCGCCGCCCCGACGCCCGCCGCGACCTCGCCGCCACCATGCGCAACGCGCTCGGCGCCCTCGCCGACGGCCCCGCCACCCGCGGCCGACCGGGTGCCGCCCGCCCCGGGCACGGGCCGGGCCGCCGTTCCGACGCCGCCTCCGACCGTGAGCTGCAGTCGCTGCGGGCCGCGCTGCGCGCCCACCCGTGCCACGCGTGCCCCGACCGCGACGACCACGCACGCTGGGCGCAACGGCACGACCAGCTCGCCGCCGAGCACCGCCGCCTCGTGCAGCGCATCGAGGGCCGCACCGGCTCGGTGGCGCGCACGTTCGACCGCACGTGCACCGTCCTGGAAACCCTGCACTACCTCGAACGGTCCGCACCCCACGGCACGGGCCGCGGCGAGCTGCGGGTCACCGACGACGGGCGGTGGCTGCGGCGCGTCTACGCGGAGAACGACCTGCTGCTGGCCGAGTGCCTGCGCCGCGGCGCGTGGGACGGGCTCGACGCACCCGGGCTCGCTGCCGCCGTGTCCACCGTCGTGTACTCCGGCCGGCGCGAGGACCCCGGCGAGCCGTACGTGCCCGGAGGGCCGCACGGCCGCCTCGCGCAGGCCCTCGACGCGACCACCCGCGCCTGGTCGGAGGTGACCGACCTCGAGGAGGCGCACGGGCTCGACGCCACCGGCCCGCTCGACCTGGGCATCGTCGCACCCGTCCACCGCTGGGCGAGCGGCAAGGGACTCGACGCCGTCCTGCGGGGCACCGACCTGGCCGCCGGCGACTTCGTGCGCTGGTGCAAACAGGTCGTCGACGTGCTCGACCAGCTCGCGCAGGCCGCGCCCCGACCCGCCCTGCGCGCCACCGCGCGCAAGGGCAAGGAGGCGGTGCTGCGCGGAGTCGTGGCGTACTCGAGCCTGTGA
- a CDS encoding RNA polymerase sigma factor gives MRNGSQQASDADLVALVRAGDPSGRAYAELFQRHWHVARSAAVRFGAGGDADDLAQEAMVRVFQAIAEGAGPETAFRAYLVAAVRNLAISRSRRTQPYLAGDAMDLEELAFLGEDGREVDEDLMDRSLLAAAFHKVPDRYREVLWYTVVEGMHPRDLAPRFGLSANGVAVLAARARESLRRAWIAVQLDDGSLDERCAWALHSLISLQREDALGRTTRDRLAQHLSECSRCRTAAVSVQVTSRTVSRPRSHRTHATARDGPCPTVIPDT, from the coding sequence GTGAGGAACGGTAGCCAGCAGGCAAGCGACGCGGACCTCGTCGCCCTCGTGCGCGCGGGTGACCCGTCGGGGCGGGCCTACGCCGAGCTGTTCCAGCGGCACTGGCACGTGGCCAGGTCCGCGGCGGTGCGGTTCGGCGCCGGCGGCGACGCCGACGACCTGGCCCAGGAAGCGATGGTGCGCGTCTTCCAGGCGATCGCCGAGGGCGCCGGCCCGGAGACCGCGTTCCGCGCCTACCTCGTCGCCGCGGTGCGCAACCTCGCCATCTCCCGGTCCCGTCGCACCCAGCCCTACCTCGCGGGCGACGCCATGGACCTGGAGGAGCTCGCGTTCCTCGGCGAGGACGGGCGCGAGGTCGACGAGGACCTCATGGACCGGTCGCTGCTCGCCGCCGCGTTCCACAAGGTGCCCGACCGCTACCGCGAGGTGCTGTGGTACACCGTCGTCGAGGGCATGCACCCGCGCGACCTCGCCCCGCGGTTCGGGTTGTCCGCCAACGGCGTGGCGGTGCTCGCCGCCCGCGCCCGCGAGAGCCTGCGCCGCGCCTGGATCGCCGTGCAGCTCGACGACGGCAGCCTCGACGAACGGTGCGCCTGGGCGCTGCACTCGCTCATCAGCCTCCAGCGCGAGGACGCGCTCGGGCGCACCACCCGCGACCGGCTCGCACAACACCTCAGCGAGTGCAGCCGCTGCCGCACGGCAGCGGTCTCGGTCCAGGTGACCTCCCGCACCGTCTCCCGCCCGAGGTCCCACCGCACGCACGCCACCGCACGCGACGGCCCGTGCCCGACGGTGATCCCGGACACCTGA
- a CDS encoding LLM class flavin-dependent oxidoreductase translates to MQFGIFSVSDVTTDPVTGHTPDDTERVRSMLTIARHADEAGLDVFATGEHHNPPFVASSPTTMLGYLAGVTRNITLSTATTLITTNDPVRLAEEYAMLQVVSGGRMDLMMGRGNTGPVYPWFGKDIRQGIPLAIENYALLRRLWTEDVVDWQGKFRTPLQGFTSTPRPLDGVPPFVWHGSIRSPEIAEQAAYYGDGFLHNNIFWPLSHTKQMVTYYRQRFEHYGHGRADQAIVGLGGQVFVRKNSQDAVAEFRPYFDDAPVYGHGPSMEDFTRETPLTVGSPQQVIDRYGAFVDEVGYYQRQMFLIDHAGLPLKTVLEQIDILADEIVPELRRIVEAKRPADDVPLNPPTHAERVATALRAGSLGAAHVGGTEDRWTGLRAEEGDPRNLEPTAGRPFGL, encoded by the coding sequence GTGCAGTTCGGAATCTTCTCGGTCAGCGACGTCACCACGGACCCGGTCACCGGTCACACCCCGGACGACACGGAGCGGGTGCGCAGCATGCTGACCATCGCACGGCACGCGGACGAGGCCGGCCTCGACGTCTTCGCCACCGGTGAGCACCACAACCCGCCGTTCGTCGCCTCCAGCCCGACGACGATGCTCGGCTACCTCGCCGGCGTCACGCGCAACATCACGCTGTCCACTGCCACCACGCTGATCACCACGAACGACCCGGTCCGCCTGGCCGAGGAGTACGCGATGCTCCAGGTCGTCTCCGGCGGCCGGATGGACCTCATGATGGGCCGCGGCAACACCGGCCCCGTCTACCCCTGGTTCGGCAAGGACATCCGCCAGGGCATCCCGCTGGCCATCGAGAACTACGCGCTGCTGCGCCGCCTGTGGACCGAGGACGTCGTCGACTGGCAGGGCAAGTTCCGCACCCCGCTCCAGGGCTTCACCTCGACGCCGCGCCCGCTCGACGGGGTGCCGCCCTTCGTGTGGCACGGCTCGATCCGCAGCCCCGAGATCGCCGAGCAGGCCGCGTACTACGGCGACGGGTTCCTGCACAACAACATCTTCTGGCCCCTGAGCCACACCAAGCAGATGGTCACCTACTACCGGCAGCGGTTCGAGCACTACGGGCACGGTCGCGCCGACCAGGCCATCGTCGGTCTCGGCGGACAGGTCTTCGTGCGCAAGAACTCCCAGGACGCCGTCGCCGAGTTCCGCCCCTACTTCGACGACGCGCCCGTCTACGGGCACGGCCCCTCGATGGAGGACTTCACACGCGAGACCCCGCTGACCGTCGGCTCGCCGCAGCAGGTCATCGACCGCTACGGGGCGTTCGTCGACGAGGTCGGCTACTACCAGCGCCAGATGTTCCTCATCGACCACGCGGGCCTGCCCCTCAAGACCGTGCTCGAGCAGATCGACATCCTTGCGGACGAAATCGTTCCCGAGCTGCGTCGCATCGTCGAGGCCAAGCGCCCCGCAGACGACGTGCCGCTCAACCCGCCGACGCACGCCGAACGCGTCGCCACCGCCCTGCGCGCCGGATCGCTGGGCGCCGCGCACGTGGGCGGCACCGAGGACCGCTGGACGGGCCTGCGCGCAGAAGAGGGCGACCCGCGCAACCTCGAGCCGACCGCCGGCCGTCCCTTCGGGCTGTGA
- a CDS encoding FMN reductase: MSSDRTLVTVSAGLSVPSSTRLLADRLTEATVEALETAGHTVTVKAIELRGHAHAIVDAMLTGFPTGDLSAALDTLYAADGAIAVTPLFTTTYSGLFKSFVDILDKDALRGLPVLLGATGGTARHSLALDYSLRPLFTYLHADVLPMAVFAATDDWAGAGDQVNPLPARITRAGADLAARIAAREPATPADPFGSTPSFADLLARGGHSA; the protein is encoded by the coding sequence ATGTCCTCCGACCGCACCCTCGTGACCGTCTCGGCGGGGCTGTCCGTCCCGTCGTCGACCCGGCTGCTCGCCGACCGCCTCACCGAAGCCACGGTCGAGGCCCTCGAGACGGCCGGCCACACCGTGACCGTCAAGGCGATCGAGCTGCGCGGCCACGCGCACGCCATCGTCGACGCCATGCTCACCGGGTTCCCCACCGGGGACCTCTCCGCCGCCCTCGACACCCTGTACGCCGCCGACGGCGCCATCGCCGTCACCCCGCTGTTCACCACGACGTACTCGGGGCTGTTCAAGTCCTTCGTCGACATCCTCGACAAGGACGCCCTGCGCGGGCTGCCCGTGCTGCTGGGCGCGACGGGCGGCACCGCCCGCCACTCCCTGGCGCTCGACTACTCGCTGCGGCCGCTGTTCACCTACCTGCACGCCGACGTCCTGCCGATGGCCGTCTTCGCCGCGACCGACGACTGGGCCGGCGCAGGCGACCAGGTCAACCCGTTGCCGGCCCGCATCACGCGTGCTGGCGCCGACCTCGCCGCCCGCATCGCCGCCCGCGAGCCGGCGACCCCCGCCGACCCGTTCGGGTCCACGCCGTCGTTCGCGGACCTGCTGGCACGCGGCGGCCACAGCGCCTGA